TGAATACGAGAGCAAGGAGAATCAACTAAGCTTTCAGATTCTAAACACATCACTAAACTAAGCTgttgaaaacaattattttaccCAGGCATCTAATTAAGCCGACCTGCCACCTATGaaacaaacacatacaaaaattcCACAAGGATATTTTTAGTCACTTTAGTCAGTGTTAAGCTCTGCTCAACCTGTGTGCATACAGATGTAAAACTGTCACAGACATCTACTTATTCACTTACAAACACTAAGGATTAagccttttaattttatttttagctttaataATACAGTCACGTTAGCTCTAATTGTATTCCACTACATTAACCTGAACAAAACAATTCACTGGACAGGAAATTCCACTGATAACTCATAAACAACTGAAATTTGCAGAGCTTTGCACATCCAGCACGGGCATGATTTAACCTTGCATAAAGCTTACTTAAAAAGATCTGAAGACATGACACAGCACTGGAATGGGTACTTCTGTGTTCTTATCGCAGACTAAGCAAGATCACGTCAAATAAAGCAGGTAAGAACAGAGTACATTATAGAaatagcttccttttttttttttttaaaacagcaacatAACTAAAAACTTAGATACAGAGAGAATTACAGTTATTCTAAGAtcttgcatttatttgttctaCAAAACAAGTTCTCTGTAACTTCAGAACAGACAAGTAGTAACTAAGTATTCCATGAAAGTATAATTTTACGAACAGGTGGTTGGTTTAACttgtttctggatttttttttctgctgctcatCTGAAATTAATGGTCTATCACCAAGCAAAAGATGTCACTGGAGTCACCTCCACTCCAGATCTCGGACTCTGCATCTGATAAATCCCCCTTACTTCTATACTATGGAATTATTCAGAGGAGTCACAGAGGACCCTCTGCTTCAGGAAGATAAAATAtatgttcaaaataaaagaaaatttcaaatacaaagaTTTCTGATCatacaacaaaacagaaaaaaaatatcaccttTATTTAAATGGTTATTGAACAAAGATTATAGAATAAAAGCTCTCTAAATTCAAATGCTGTAGCTCTCCAATAACCTGGATAGTTGCTAAATACATCTGTAACATACGCGACATATAATATAAATCTTAAGCCTCAAGATACATGATCTTTTAACCATATAACATCAGAAATCAAAGTGACATACTGACAAGAAGCACTGACATTCTggaagggttttttgtttttaattacctCAAAATTTTCGCTGACTTCTTGCATCATTTTCAATTTGGTTTCATcagctgaaaatggaaattcaaGCAAAAAATGTTAAGCATAAgctaattaattaaataaaacaccaGGTTTGTTGACAGAAGAAGCAGTCAGATCTTATCAGTTTAGCTATCACCGCCAAATTATAAGGCACACAATTCTCACAAACACCCCTCTCATACACCTGTCCACACACACGACTCACTCTCTCTTTAGCTCAAGCAAATATTGCTCATCATTTTGCTTCTtcaaaaattaaagttttaacaAAACTTAAACAGAATTCAGCACACTTTTATCAATTGCGTAAACAATGCCGTGATGCTTATGAAGCAAACTACCAAAGAACTGTAACttacaatacaaaaaaatatcttaCGTGTATTGACATCTGTGAGAGCAGCCACAAACTGAAGGTATTTTTTCATCAAAGTGGTTTGGTCCACCACTGTAGGCCCTTGTGCTGAAACAAATGCCATcttggaggaggagggagcagctTCCAGCACATAAAATCAAGATCAACACACCTGCAAATACATGTATTTGTTAGTTTATATGGCTGTTTAATAGCAGCTATTGTATTACCTAAACCCCTTCTTTTGATGCATCGAAGTGGACGCATCTTTTTCCAAAAGACATAGCAGACATCTCTTCATGTTCATAAACGCAATGCCCATCACTTAGTGGGCAACAGCACTCGAGATCACAGAAAGGAACTTTTGAAGAGCCAAGGTTACTTGGTTCTTGGCATCTGCTGAAACATCAATACATTTTGCTGCtcccaagagcagcagcagacccCTGGGTGCTCCCAGCACACCTGTCACCTCGCCTCCTGAGCCAGCCACATCCCAAACCCGCAGCCACCCTTGGGACGCACCTCAGCAGGACTCGCTTCCAGAGGCGCCAAAAGTCGCCCCGCCATCTCCAGCTGCCTTTCTCGCTGGGGAGGGAACCTGAAAGCAAATTCCACTTGAGAGGCCGAACACCCCGCTGCCCACCTCAGCACCCCCGGCACCTCCCCTACCCACCCCACGGCAGCCGAGCCCCCTCCGCAGCACCTCAGAgcacccccatcccctccaccaccccctggagcccccccttCACCTTCCGCGCCTCAGGGCCGGGCGCCCCATCCCCACCACGGGCACCCCACCAAGAGAGATGCCCGCAAGTCCACATCCCCCCGGCCGCAtccccccggccccaaacccTCACGGCTCCCACCCGAGGCCTCCGCGCGCGGTGCTGCCGGGGATCcggccccttcctcctcctcctcctccccgcgcCGCTCGGGGCCCGCCCCACCGGCCGTGCCGCTCCGGGGCTCGCCTCCCGCcgctcccctccacccccccgccggccccggggccccgccgcggccctgCCACCCCCGGCGCTCCTCACCCCGGCCCCAGCCGCCTCCTTTGTTGCTGCCGGAGGCCGGCGGCAGAGCACGGGCGCAGCGGAAGCTCGGGGCCCAGTTCCGGCCGCCTCCTCCCGCTGCCCGCCTCCCTCACAGCCTCCCCCGGCCTGGGGCGGAGCGGGAAGGCCCGGCCTCCGGGCCCGACCCCCCAGCCTGAGGGGGGGGACATGTCGCTGCCCCTTGGACCTCAGGGCGAGGAGCTGTCCCCCTGAGGAGGCTCTGGGGGTGAAGCAGCCCAAGGGGAGTAGAGTCACATCAAAAAATTTGAGCCAGGTGTCAGAGCTTCGGAGGCTCTTCTGGCTCTCTCCTGCGGCTCTGAGGAGCGATTTACcgttaattattaattaatccACTGTCAGCCCCTAAGTTAAACACACGCTCTTCCCCCTTTCCGGCCCACCTCCTCCACAGACGGGGGGCGTTTGTGCCTCCCACCCCTGCTTGTTAACATCCCGCCCGTCACGGCCCCGCCGCAGGAACTGCCCccgggggaggctgcggggggagcggacagacggacggacggacagacagacagacggagGTGCCGCAGTACCGCCGGCAGCCTCGGGGGCAGCGCCTCGGCCCCGCAGCGCGGCGAGCCTCCAGCCACCTCCACCCCGAGCATGCTGCGGGTGAGCGGCCCCATCCTGCTGGTGCTAGGGGTGGCGGTGCTGGGCCGTGCCGTCCCGGCGGCAGGTAAGGGGCCGCCGCTACCGAGAGGAAccgggaggggtttgggggcgtgCGGCTGTGGGGACGGTGGCAGCGACCGGCAGGGGATGGCGCCTCCTCAGGAGCTGCCGCCCTGGTGCTTGTGGAGAGGCTGGGGCCGCCCGGGCTGAGGGGGGCTGAGGGGTGCGCTGCCCGAGCTCAAAgctctgaaattatttctgctcCCTGCGCTGGCAGCCGAGCAGCCTCTGGATCTCACCCGGGCAGCCTCCTgacagggagggggaaaggtAGAAGGAAGCCCAGCAGAAGACGAGGTGATGCCGTGCTCTGCTGGTGGCTCGCTGGGTGACCTTGGGTTAGCCGCTTAATCTCCGGCTGCTGCAGTCACTGGGCTTCAAGGTGGCCCTGGCTGGTGAAGCACCGTGATAACAACCTCCAAGGAGAAGTGCCAGATAAGCATGAGgcagctgacttttttttttttttttccccaagtattGCTGAAATGAAGTGGAAGGTAGCCTGAATCTTCTAGAGACCTGAAATGTCTCAGCACCGGATTTCATCAAATCACACATGTTTCTCTATGAACTGAAAAACCCCTGAACTCAGGGCAGTTCCTTGTGTTGTGAAATGGGAGCAGAGGACTTCTTGTTTGGACACTAATGTGAAAATTACTTTCCACAGTTCTTTTGCAGATTTGTCCAGCACCTGTGATCTGTGGAATAAAATGAGGATGTTAATAGGATGCTTTGGGTTTCTTTTCATACCACCCCAACCCAACTGGTGCAGGAAAGGCAGTGCAGGGTTTAGCTGACCTCAGTGCTCCCCCCTgcctaaaaagaagaaaaaacaaacaaaaaagcagtacAGGCAATGGCTGAATAAGTGCAACTAATGAAGCTCGAAGATCCAGTCCCCTGTGAGCAATCTGGTAGCTGCTGAAGGTGAGGGGCAGGAACCCCAGCCCCAAAGCTGCACTGCTCTGCCCAGCATTGCCCCCTTGCTCACCACAAGAGAcgcaggcagagcaggggcaaAGGGTGGGAACAGGGGCAAACCACCGCATCCTGTCCCCAGCTCAGCCCTAACTCACAGcttgcagtgttttattttgctttaacaCACGCAGGTCATTTAATCTTGTTGCACTGCTACTTTTTAACTCACAGAAGTACAAAAATGCTTTCCCAGTGCTGAAACCTGGGGATAGGTGTGAAAACTGAATGTATCCTTTCCACAATACCGAAGTTCACCTGCCTCTGCCCCCTGAAGTAGCTGTAAGAGCTGAAGTAGCTCGTGTAATGCAGCAGGGAAGGTGAGGGTGAGCGATccagagcagcagggtgggTCAGTGTCACAGGTCCTGTGCCTTGCTGCTTCCAGTCTGGGAAATCGAGAAGtgagaaaatttgttttttagcACTTACAGCTTTCAATACTGAAGTTTTGTTTACATTGGGATTTTTGGCCCTTTCCTAGATGGGGAAATCAGTAGTGGATCATAGAGAAGCAACTGGTCCTGAGGTTTTTCCATTAGTTAGGAATTAATTAGGTGGGGGGAGACCTGTGGGTCAATACAGCAGGCAGAAGGAAACTGGGGGATGAAATCTTACCTGGGTTTGAAAGTTCatgtttttcacagttttgcTGAGTGAGAGATTTCTTAAGGCTAGCTGGTAACTTTAGTTTTCCGTAGCCACAGAGGACTCTTCTATGTCCTCACCTTTGACTTCCTTACTCTGCTCCTCACTAACATTGCAGAAATCAAAAAGATGTGAAAGGGATATTATTGAAAAGTTCTGCGTTCACCTTCACTTGCATTTGTGCTTGTAACAAGGTGAGTTGTgtttaattagaaattaattgGAACAACAAAGATTAGAGCTGAGCCTGACCTTCTTTCAATAACTGGAAGTTCAGTGACTGTGTTGTTAGATCATTACTGCACCTTCAGacagagctcagctctgcccatAAAAAACCTCATCAAAGTTTTGGTGATCTAATCCAAGGCTCCTTTCTGTTACTGGCACTTCTAGGACCCATTCTAACAGTTTGTTTAACATTCAAATGCATATCCAATGCATAGTCCAACTGTTTCTGTTCCAGGCTGTtgaatggcaaaaaaaaagaaaaaaaaaaagatgaagtctTAGCTTAGTGCTGTTGTGAGTCACGTACCTACTGCTAATTTTAATGCTAATTAAAATGTGTATtgcatgttatttatttatttacaacaggttttgttttgtttttccctcctcctttccacAGAGGAGTATGGTCTGGAAATAACCAACAATGGTCCCATCACAACAGGAGCTCAAGCCACTGTTCACGCCACTCTAAGGATTAAGAACAACAGCCTTGCATCAGACTCGTATCACTTTAACTGGATTTATGCTCCTCTGATTCTGATAGAGAAATCTGAGCGGCAGTTGAACTCCGTGATTAATGTGACTGGTGAATTTCCTGGGACTTTTCCTGTGTCTGTCTGGGTCACTCACAGAAACTGTTGGTTATGTCGGCCAGTTGCTAGAAATGTCACTGTGCTTCAGATCACAGGTAAAACAGCTTAACAACTTCCACATCTTCAGGGATTCAGTACACATCAGCattgctgctgcctttgctagcatcaaaaaaagaaaagccagacgTAAACGTGGCTCCTTCCAACAGCGTTTGATTTGTGTGGTCCTTTACTGAAAGGTGGTTTTGAACAGGCTCTGTACTGATTGGGCCTTGCTGTTGTCTACCTACATCCAGGCAGCAAGTGTGATCCTGCCTGTGTTTTCCTGCTTCTAATATGTAGGGAAACCAAGCTAGAAACCAGATGCTTCAGTAGCTGCAGTTCACACATCAGCATTGTTCACTGATGTCCAgacttccaaaacaaaacttcctatattttctttcaacGTTCCAACTCAATCATATTGAAATTGGATGTGAAGCCATGGCTGCATTTCCAAATATCACGATGTGCAATTTCAGCATATTGGGAATATTCATAACCATAAAacatagatttcttttttagttttgtgtgGTTTTGACAAATCGACCCATGGTGCAGCATGGTTAGCCTAATCTCTGATGCAGGGATTGATGTGAAATATCACCTGAATGCTTCCTACCACCCCTTGATTCAGGGACTAGCAACCATGTCCCTTCAACCACATGTCCTACTGCTCTATTTAGACCCTCCAAAATAGACCCAGCTGCCAGCTGAAGGACATGTGAGGACAAAAGAACTAACCATAGGGCACAGCTGAAGTTTTGAGGAATAGCTATTGAGATTTTCCTTTGAGAAACACCAAGCTTAATGGATAAGCCTTTTTAAAAGGATACATGGcatcttttcttgcttcagaATTGCTGTCTTGCTGAACATTTACTTATTCCTTTCCCTCTTTACACTTATATTCTCATGTCTTAAGCAAATGGGATAGAAGCTTTCTATAGCTATGGAAGGTAAAACCCCATTTTACCTTTCTGCCTTCCCCGAACAAAAGCACCCACAAATGCCCAAGGAGGTTGCCAATAACTAATACAAATTACAACTCCAGTGAGTTCTGCATTATCAGCCCTATTCTTATTTGCACATCAACTGGAGAACAGTTAaccaattttaattaatttttaacagGGTAAGAGTCTGTTACTGGTAATTAATATCCCATTAACTTTATAATGATCTGATTAAGTATATCATCAGGATACCTCTTTATTCATAGGTTAGAAAgggtttcgttttgttttttaatcaacttTTGCTAGTCCTTGGAAACAAACATAGGCATAGGATATCTGGCAGACATGAAAATCTAAATTTTATCCTTTCTATATTCACAATGTGTAGTGCATCTGTTGTTCatagtaataaaaatttaattcctGGGGAAGTAACTAAAActttaagaacaaacaaaaccaatataggatacacacacacaaaatgaacATGAAGGAAGTGCATACACAAAACAGCTTGATTTTGAATCCCTTTTTCTAAACACTTGACGTTAATCCcagttcttttaaaatcaataataaACATTGTTATTGATCTCAATCAATCCAGAATTCTTCCTCTCAGTCCTACTAGAAGCTTCACATTGACCCTTTGTATAACCTTAAGTCAGTTAATCTCCCAGCATTGCTAACACATGTAACCAGACTCAATAACACATTCAAAATACACTTGCTTGTCTGGAATGGGGCACAGAAAACCTGTGCGATGTATTTCAAATACCATTTTAACACTCACATAGAGCATACTATGAAAATTATATACACTGTCATTCTTTCTCTaccttatttttctgcagaatttatCACAGGGAATCTTACCATCGCGCAGATAGAAGACAGTAGATTTATCAGGCATGGTTCTAGCTCCTCCACGGGTGCTGTGACCCggatttctttctgtcttcatgATCCAAGTGACTACTTCAAGTCAGCATCATTTGTCTATAACTGGGATTTTGGAGATGGGTAGGTGTGGTTACTTCG
This is a stretch of genomic DNA from Anser cygnoides isolate HZ-2024a breed goose chromosome 15, Taihu_goose_T2T_genome, whole genome shotgun sequence. It encodes these proteins:
- the LOC136786457 gene encoding basic proline-rich protein-like — encoded protein: MPASPHPPGRIPPAPNPHGSHPRPPRAVLPGIRPLPPPPPPRAARGPPHRPCRSGARLPPLPSTPPPAPGPRRGPATPGAPHPGPSRLLCCCRRPAAEHGRSGSSGPSSGRLLPLPASLTASPGLGRSGKARPPGPTPQPEGGDMSLPLGPQGEELSP